From Alphaproteobacteria bacterium, a single genomic window includes:
- a CDS encoding 2-dehydropantoate 2-reductase, with product MKVGIVGAGAMGSVYGALMADAGHEVWMFDKWQAHVDAMRTKGLRVEGASGDRTVPIHATADAAEAGPCGLVIVATKGHDTDAAVGAARAMIGPETAVLSLQNGLGNVEKIQSLLGGHEGGVLAGIAGGFGASMIGPGHAHHNGMSAINIAEAAGGLTDRLERVRDVWTSSGFNCETFADIWPVVWSKLNANIAVSATCTLFGLRTGEVRENPHAWELSKTCVLETSAVAAAKGIALLYDDPVQWVSDFIGKMPKARPSMYQDVLAGRRSEIDTIHGGVVAEGERLGVPTPTCAFMVTAVRALQEKARQQGDAYQAS from the coding sequence ATGAAAGTGGGAATCGTCGGCGCCGGGGCCATGGGCTCGGTCTATGGCGCGTTGATGGCGGACGCGGGCCACGAGGTCTGGATGTTCGACAAATGGCAGGCGCATGTGGACGCCATGCGCACCAAGGGCCTGCGGGTCGAGGGCGCCTCCGGCGACCGCACCGTGCCGATCCACGCCACCGCGGATGCGGCCGAGGCCGGCCCGTGCGGCCTGGTGATCGTCGCCACCAAGGGCCATGACACCGACGCCGCCGTCGGCGCCGCCCGGGCAATGATCGGGCCGGAAACGGCGGTGCTGTCGCTGCAGAACGGCCTCGGCAATGTGGAGAAGATCCAGAGCCTGCTGGGCGGCCACGAGGGCGGGGTGCTGGCCGGCATTGCCGGCGGCTTCGGCGCCAGCATGATCGGCCCCGGCCACGCCCATCACAACGGCATGTCCGCCATCAACATCGCCGAGGCGGCGGGCGGCCTGACCGACCGGCTGGAGCGGGTGCGCGATGTCTGGACGTCCTCCGGCTTCAACTGCGAGACCTTCGCCGACATCTGGCCGGTGGTCTGGAGCAAGCTGAACGCCAATATCGCCGTCAGCGCCACCTGTACCCTGTTCGGCCTGCGCACCGGCGAGGTGCGGGAGAACCCGCACGCCTGGGAGCTCTCCAAGACCTGCGTGCTGGAGACCTCGGCTGTCGCCGCGGCGAAGGGGATCGCACTGCTCTACGACGACCCGGTGCAATGGGTCAGCGACTTCATCGGCAAAATGCCGAAGGCCCGGCCCAGCATGTACCAGGACGTGCTGGCCGGCCGCCGCTCGGAGATCGACACCATTCACGGCGGCGTGGTGGCGGAGGGCGAGCGCCTCGGCGTGCCGACGCCCACCTGCGCCTTCATGGTGACGGCGGTGCGGGCGCTGCAGGAGAAGGCCCGGCAGCAGGGCGACGCCTACCAGGCAAGCTGA
- a CDS encoding PhoX family phosphatase, producing MKTTETPRLSFDAFDELQNPPPVETGFDRVAAAFLSRRGFLKGAAVAGAGAFVLGAGSLAARQARAAAGWLDFTPIAANTADAITVPQGFRWYRLISWGDPLWSDKPGFDPATRGTGASQETAFGDNNDGMALFTAPDGKPVFAINNEYVNRDIIYGNRADGKPETADDVRKGKAGHGVSVFEVAMRDGRWAPVLDSQYNRRITADTPMAITGPAAGHDWLKTAADPSGTRSLGTWNNCGNGQTPWGTYLTCEENFNGYFSSSDPDLTVPAALKRYGVGVKDWGYAWASADERFDISKHPNEPNRAGYVVEIDPFDPTSTPKKRTALGRFKHENAEVVVADNGHVVVYMGDDERGEFLYKFVSAGTFVEGGNTADLLEDGRLYVARFADDGTGQWVELTPEATGMASKAEICIHTRQAASAVGATTMDRPEWVAANPLKAEVCCSLTNNKNRGVKPNAGGDDTAVNGPNPREKNHYGQIVRWMPAGGDHSADGFEWDLFVMAGNPTVHGDAYAGSKNVTADNMFNSPDGLKFDSQGGLWIETDGNYSNAKDFAGQGNNQMLVGNTETGEIKRFLVGPKECEVTGLAWSPDRKTLFVGIQHPGEKGHSHWPAGGDSVPRSSVIAIVREDGGPMG from the coding sequence GTGAAGACGACCGAGACGCCCCGCCTGTCCTTCGACGCGTTCGACGAACTGCAAAATCCGCCGCCGGTCGAAACCGGCTTCGACCGCGTGGCCGCGGCCTTTCTCTCGCGCCGTGGCTTTCTGAAGGGCGCCGCCGTGGCCGGGGCAGGCGCTTTCGTGCTGGGCGCCGGCTCGCTGGCCGCGCGCCAGGCCCGCGCCGCCGCCGGCTGGCTCGACTTCACGCCGATCGCCGCCAACACCGCCGACGCCATCACGGTGCCGCAGGGTTTTCGCTGGTACCGTCTCATCAGCTGGGGCGATCCGCTCTGGAGCGACAAGCCGGGCTTCGATCCCGCGACCCGCGGCACCGGCGCCAGCCAGGAAACCGCGTTCGGCGACAACAATGACGGCATGGCCCTCTTCACCGCGCCGGACGGCAAGCCGGTCTTCGCCATCAACAACGAATACGTGAACCGCGACATCATCTACGGCAACCGGGCCGACGGCAAGCCGGAGACCGCCGACGACGTGCGCAAGGGCAAGGCCGGCCACGGCGTCTCCGTGTTCGAGGTGGCCATGCGGGACGGCCGGTGGGCGCCGGTGCTGGACAGCCAGTACAACCGCCGCATCACCGCCGACACGCCGATGGCCATCACCGGCCCCGCCGCCGGCCATGACTGGCTCAAGACCGCGGCCGACCCGTCCGGCACCCGGTCGCTCGGCACCTGGAACAATTGCGGCAACGGCCAGACGCCCTGGGGCACCTATCTGACCTGCGAGGAGAATTTCAACGGCTACTTCTCTTCCAGCGACCCGGACCTGACTGTCCCCGCGGCGCTGAAGCGCTATGGCGTCGGCGTCAAGGACTGGGGCTATGCCTGGGCCAGCGCCGACGAACGCTTCGACATTTCGAAGCACCCGAACGAGCCGAACCGCGCCGGCTATGTGGTCGAGATCGACCCGTTCGACCCGACCTCGACCCCGAAAAAGCGCACCGCCCTCGGCCGCTTCAAGCACGAGAACGCGGAGGTCGTGGTGGCCGACAACGGCCATGTGGTCGTCTATATGGGCGACGACGAAAGGGGCGAGTTCCTCTACAAATTCGTCTCTGCCGGCACGTTCGTCGAAGGCGGAAACACTGCCGACCTGCTGGAGGACGGCCGCCTCTATGTCGCCAGGTTCGCGGACGACGGCACGGGCCAGTGGGTGGAACTGACGCCGGAGGCGACCGGCATGGCGTCCAAGGCCGAAATCTGCATCCACACCCGCCAGGCGGCGTCGGCCGTCGGCGCCACGACCATGGACCGGCCGGAATGGGTCGCGGCCAACCCGCTGAAGGCGGAGGTCTGCTGCTCGCTCACCAACAACAAGAACCGCGGCGTGAAGCCGAATGCCGGCGGCGACGACACGGCCGTCAACGGCCCGAACCCGCGCGAAAAGAACCATTACGGCCAGATCGTGCGCTGGATGCCAGCCGGCGGCGACCACAGCGCCGACGGGTTCGAATGGGACCTGTTCGTCATGGCCGGCAACCCGACCGTGCACGGCGATGCCTATGCCGGCTCGAAGAACGTCACCGCCGACAACATGTTCAACTCGCCGGACGGCCTGAAGTTCGACAGCCAGGGCGGCCTCTGGATCGAGACTGACGGAAACTATTCCAACGCCAAGGACTTTGCCGGCCAGGGCAACAACCAGATGCTGGTCGGCAACACCGAAACCGGCGAGATCAAGCGCTTCCTGGTCGGCCCGAAGGAGTGCGAGGTCACCGGTCTCGCCTGGAGCCCGGACCGCAAGACCCTGTTTGTCGGCATCCAGCATCCGGGCGAGAAGGGCCACAGCCACTGGCCGGCGGGCGGCGACAGCGTGCCCCGCTCCTCCGTCATCGCCATCGTGCGCGAGGATGGCGGCCCGATGGGCTGA
- a CDS encoding TauD/TfdA family dioxygenase, with protein sequence MTVTPIRIRPSGGALGADIEGVDLSRPLDDAVFEAIRNAWLDHLVLRFRGQPLTLADLERFSARFGPLDRAPVTPWTGQPHIPDHPFVAVMSNIEMDGRPIGSLGHGEAIWHTDMSYKEATPTASILYAVEIPPEGGNTNFANMYRAYETLPADLRARVDAGLTCKHDASTNSAGQRRAGFEGMNDPRDLPGAVHPVVRVHPETGRRCLFLGRRRNAYLTGLPLAESEALLDALWAAAIDPGRVWSQEWRVGDLLIWDNRCTLHHRDAFAAQDRRLLWRTQIQGDRPFGATAAA encoded by the coding sequence ATGACCGTTACCCCCATCCGCATCCGCCCGTCCGGCGGCGCCTTGGGCGCCGACATCGAGGGCGTGGATCTCTCCCGGCCCCTGGATGACGCTGTCTTCGAGGCGATCCGCAACGCCTGGCTCGACCATCTGGTGCTGCGCTTCCGCGGCCAGCCGCTGACGCTGGCGGATCTGGAGCGCTTCAGCGCCCGGTTCGGGCCGCTCGACCGCGCGCCGGTCACGCCCTGGACCGGCCAGCCGCACATTCCCGACCACCCGTTCGTCGCGGTGATGAGCAATATCGAGATGGACGGCCGGCCCATCGGCTCGCTGGGGCATGGCGAGGCGATCTGGCACACGGATATGAGCTACAAGGAGGCGACGCCGACCGCCTCCATCCTCTATGCGGTGGAAATCCCGCCGGAGGGCGGCAACACCAACTTCGCCAACATGTACCGGGCCTACGAGACGCTGCCGGCGGACCTGCGCGCCCGCGTGGATGCGGGCCTGACGTGCAAGCACGACGCCTCCACCAACAGCGCCGGCCAGCGTCGCGCCGGCTTCGAAGGGATGAACGATCCGCGCGACTTGCCGGGCGCGGTCCATCCGGTGGTGCGCGTCCATCCCGAGACCGGGCGCCGCTGTCTGTTCCTGGGCCGCCGCCGCAACGCCTATCTGACGGGCCTGCCGCTCGCCGAAAGCGAGGCGCTGCTGGATGCGCTCTGGGCCGCCGCCATCGACCCCGGCCGGGTCTGGAGCCAGGAATGGCGGGTGGGCGACCTGCTGATCTGGGACAACCGCTGCACGCTGCACCACCGCGACGCGTTCGCAGCCCAGGACCGGCGGCTGCTCTGGCGCACCCAGATCCAAGGCGACCGGCCCTTCGGCGCCACCGCAGCCGCCTGA